The proteins below come from a single Corylus avellana chromosome ca3, CavTom2PMs-1.0 genomic window:
- the LOC132174319 gene encoding uncharacterized protein LOC132174319 encodes MARQIADGGDQTNAGELMENTSLPFTPRVMNFPLPDKFKMPRVNLYDGTGDPTEHMEGLRAHFILHGTPDAISCRVFPLTLAGVAKDWFGKLPANSIDDFKTLGHLFLSQFLATQKRKKNPAYLLSLVQGKEESLKEYMLRFNQEKLMIENPPEQTVLDALMHGVRAEGPLMANLSKNTKLVTLGQFIKKADEYINQEETVKALMKNQKEELEAKGSKEKVAPASAVKKEEKNVKRSEKVAPSYP; translated from the coding sequence ATGGCTCGTCAAATAGCTGATGGCGGAGATCAAACCAATGCAGGGGAACTTATGGAAAACACAAGTCTCCCCTTCACCCCTCGAGTCATGAATTTTCCTCTCCCTGATAAATTCAAGATGCCCCGAGTCAATCTCTATGATGGCACCGGGGATCCGACTGAACACATGGAAGGTCTTCGTGCGCATTTCATTCTTCATGGAACCCCAGACGCAATTTCATGTAGGGTTTTTCCCTTAACTTTAGCAGGAGTAGCTAAAGATTGGTTCGGCAAGCTTCCGGCCAATTCAATAGACGATTTCAAGACTCTCGGACATCTCTTCTTGAGTCAGTTCTTGGCTACccagaagaggaagaagaatccgGCTTATTTGTTGTCCCTTGTGCAGGGGAAGGAAGAGTCATTAAAAGAGTACATGCTCAGATTTAACCAGGAGAAGTTGATGATTGAAAACCCTCCTGAGCAAACAGTACTTGACGCTCTGATGCATGGAGTAAGGGCAGAAGGGCCTTTGATGGCCAATCTGTCAAAAAATACCAAGTTAGTGACTCTCGGTCAGTTTATAAAAAAGGCTGATGAGTACATTAATCAAGAAGAAACCGTTAAGGCTCTCATGAAGAACCAGAAGGAAGAGCTCGAGGCCAAGGGCAGTAAGGAGAAGGTAGCGCCGGCAAGTGCTGTAAAGAAGGAGGAGAAGAATGTGAAAAGGTCAGAGAAGGTGGCCCCATCATATCCTTGA
- the LOC132173296 gene encoding late embryogenesis abundant protein At1g64065-like produces MTEELYADRRYLRRDDLEFSTFKHGDQADQLSRPARSTTGRCFVCVLAGFVVLSVVVLVFAATVLRVKSPDAKLTSVTVKSLTYGGSPSPSFNATLVAEMSVKNMNFGYFEFESGVANVRYGGVIVGKRRIVGGVLNAKGTMKMNITVDLTASNVSEIDVNSGVLELGSYAKLRGRICSMKILKKIKTAEMNCTMTINLTAATINDLLCK; encoded by the coding sequence ATGACTGAAGAACTTTACGCAGACAGACGTTATCTTCGGAGAGACGACTTAGAGTTTTCCACGTTCAAACACGGAGATCAGGCTGATCAGCTAAGCCGGCCGGCGAGGAGTACAACTGGGAGATGCTTCGTATGTGTTCTCGCCGGATTCGTCGTCCTGAGCGTCGTCGTTTTAGTTTTTGCGGCGACGGTGTTGCGTGTCAAAAGCCCGGACGCAAAACTAACGTCCGTCACAGTGAAGAGCCTGACGTACGGCGGTTCACCGTCTCCGTCGTTTAACGCGACGTTAGTTGCGGAAATGAGTGTCAAGAACATGAATTTCGGGTACTTCGAATTTGAGAGCGGCGTTGCTAACGTGCGATATGGCGGCGTGATTGTTGGGAAGAGGAGAATAGTTGGTGGGGTTTTGAATGCTAAGGGGACGATGAAAATGAATATAACCGTGGATTTGACGGCGTCAAACGTGTCAGAAATCGACGTAAATTCAGGGGTGTTGGAGCTTGGAAGCTATGCAAAGCTGAGAGGAAGAATTTGCTCGATGAAGATTCTAAAGAAGATAAAGACTGCGGAAATGAATTGCACCATGACTATTAATTTGACTGCTGCCACGATCAACGACTTATTATGCAAATAA